A region of Myxococcus stipitatus DSM 14675 DNA encodes the following proteins:
- a CDS encoding alpha/beta fold hydrolase encodes MPGITHRILETNGIQLHVAEAGEGPLVLLLHGWPESWYSWRHQIPALASAGFHVVAPDVRGYGRSTAPREVEAYRMTELLADFVGLLDALGERTAVVVGHDWGAAMAWTCAALHPERFRAVVGMSVPHLGRSPMPPMELFRNAFKDRWFYMLYFQEPGVAEAELEADIPRTMRTILAGTPGFDVAAEAVRARKPGDGFFTGVAPPEQLPSWLTEEDVAFFAKEFAHSGFRGGLNRYRNMDRDWADLPELATVKIEQPALFLVGELDPGRAFTPVEYMKPLVPHLREMRVLPGAGHWIQQECADEVNAALLSFLKSLPR; translated from the coding sequence ATGCCAGGAATCACCCATCGCATCCTCGAGACGAATGGAATCCAGCTGCATGTCGCGGAGGCGGGAGAGGGCCCCTTGGTCCTGTTGCTCCATGGCTGGCCGGAGTCCTGGTACTCGTGGCGCCACCAGATTCCGGCGCTCGCCTCGGCGGGCTTTCACGTGGTTGCTCCGGACGTGCGCGGGTACGGCCGCAGCACCGCGCCTCGGGAGGTCGAGGCGTACCGGATGACGGAGCTGCTCGCGGACTTCGTGGGGCTGCTCGATGCGCTGGGCGAGCGCACGGCGGTGGTCGTCGGGCATGACTGGGGCGCGGCGATGGCGTGGACCTGCGCGGCGCTCCACCCGGAGCGCTTCCGGGCCGTGGTCGGGATGAGCGTCCCTCACCTCGGCCGCTCGCCCATGCCCCCGATGGAGCTCTTCCGGAACGCCTTCAAGGACCGCTGGTTCTACATGCTGTATTTCCAGGAGCCCGGCGTGGCGGAGGCGGAGCTGGAGGCGGACATCCCGAGGACGATGCGCACCATCCTCGCGGGCACCCCGGGCTTCGACGTGGCGGCGGAGGCCGTGCGCGCCCGGAAGCCGGGGGATGGCTTCTTCACGGGCGTCGCTCCGCCGGAGCAGCTGCCCTCGTGGCTCACGGAGGAGGACGTCGCCTTCTTCGCGAAGGAGTTCGCCCACAGCGGCTTTCGGGGCGGGCTCAACCGCTACCGCAACATGGACCGGGACTGGGCGGACCTGCCCGAGCTGGCCACGGTGAAGATTGAGCAGCCCGCGCTCTTCCTCGTGGGCGAGCTGGACCCGGGACGCGCCTTCACACCCGTGGAGTACATGAAGCCCCTGGTCCCCCACCTCCGGGAGATGAGGGTCCTGCCGGGCGCCGGGCACTGGATTCAGCAGGAGTGCGCGGACGAAGTGAACGCCGCGCTCCTGTCGTTCCTGAAGTCGCTGCCCCGCTGA
- a CDS encoding extracellular solute-binding protein, with the protein MTWKVSLSALVLTLTACSESEDPKPPSPRPVRAVLFPYIPDTVGDGFASLEARLEADFEREHSDIDLDIVFDANLDTYDLAEGGVLSHLLGSGPAAVQVVEVDTLILGSLASKGWIQPVDTEPDTLHPAAAEAVRISGTGYGVPTYLCTYVVYSRTPNIRSATDGASLVDILRASAPGKRPLAANFNGSWTLPSSYLDAWRDTHPARAVPDALALPLDAAALASFETVVDSCASAPGVNPCLDGAYADNTAAEEAFAQEQANGFIGYTERLVPILKARPGMALPEVISVPLGKGSATTVFVDALVVNANCTGQCAQDARAFTTFLGSPQVRSLIAFSGDGPRGTLPRYLLQAPRAFYELERTRSDPMYRKFTPLLEGAHPFPSQGFPENRKALQAALQEALRESR; encoded by the coding sequence ATGACCTGGAAAGTCTCGCTGAGCGCGCTGGTCCTCACCCTGACCGCGTGCTCGGAGTCCGAGGACCCGAAGCCCCCGTCGCCCCGTCCGGTGCGGGCTGTGTTGTTCCCATACATCCCGGACACGGTGGGTGACGGCTTCGCCAGCCTCGAGGCGCGGCTCGAGGCGGACTTCGAGCGGGAGCACTCGGACATCGACCTGGACATCGTGTTCGACGCGAACCTGGACACGTATGACCTGGCGGAGGGCGGCGTCCTGAGCCACCTCCTCGGCTCGGGCCCCGCGGCGGTGCAGGTGGTGGAGGTGGACACGCTCATCCTCGGCTCGCTCGCGTCGAAGGGTTGGATCCAGCCCGTGGACACGGAGCCGGACACCCTCCACCCCGCAGCCGCGGAGGCCGTCCGCATCTCCGGCACGGGCTACGGCGTCCCCACGTACCTGTGCACCTACGTCGTCTACTCGCGGACCCCGAACATCCGCTCCGCGACCGACGGGGCCTCGCTCGTCGACATCCTGCGGGCCAGCGCGCCCGGCAAGCGCCCCCTGGCGGCGAACTTCAACGGGAGCTGGACGCTGCCTTCCTCGTACCTGGATGCCTGGAGGGACACGCACCCGGCCCGCGCGGTTCCCGACGCGCTCGCCCTGCCGCTGGACGCCGCGGCGCTGGCCTCCTTCGAGACGGTCGTCGACAGCTGCGCGAGCGCGCCGGGCGTCAATCCGTGCCTCGACGGCGCCTACGCGGACAACACGGCGGCGGAAGAAGCCTTCGCCCAGGAGCAGGCCAACGGCTTCATCGGCTACACGGAGCGACTGGTGCCCATCCTGAAGGCCCGGCCCGGGATGGCGCTGCCCGAGGTCATCTCGGTGCCGCTGGGGAAGGGCTCGGCGACCACGGTGTTCGTGGATGCGCTGGTGGTCAACGCGAACTGCACCGGTCAGTGCGCACAGGACGCACGGGCCTTCACCACGTTCCTCGGCAGCCCCCAGGTGCGAAGCCTCATCGCCTTCAGTGGCGACGGCCCGCGGGGCACCCTGCCTCGCTACCTGCTCCAGGCCCCACGCGCGTTCTACGAGCTGGAGCGCACACGCTCGGACCCCATGTACCGCAAGTTCACGCCCCTGCTGGAGGGAGCACATCCCTTCCCCAGCCAGGGCTTCCCCGAGAACCGCAAGGCGCTTCAGGCCGCGCTGCAAGAAGCGCTGCGGGAGTCTCGCTAG
- a CDS encoding NBR1-Ig-like domain-containing protein, which yields MRHHPPRSAAPPPRPSSWSRTASRLAGAGLLLASLNPALASAPHSERGGLQTSALADQPSTTAAVLDPLRSLAITDFQTLSLISLQRVMDQLAQQGPTPGFTGEQLFRQLWDTQNPAPGQPDLPHGAHCSDNGGTLNGAPYTCRPNEGAEAILGPESVIARYNPIGLFNRFDLAPPDGAHCGEYRIVFARGLGSSRRNMVIFEAVVPNPRPDLGLEGCRPIAQTWASLSTLTDPAARGALVKSFFMDATGPGQPPVIHVNHLGNNALSAGQIRTNQFLQGPGASFPWLLREFKLRQQCLPGGGCPLRFVPVTVKANPRGDFFNVRNTSPLAVSFRAHFITQVASLAVNDINRFNYEVPDLYNAAQSDSEGVLASDNYLNEFLLAPPNNSFAQAITTELQRIGSTLRPEHLVARAQSLSCAGCHNLSSNTDLGGPVSFFPDLRSAFTHNTELPADGFPPEDPHFTLSNMLQDTFLPFRQQLLGAFLDTPALGVVQHHLDSRIRTVVAGQPFTAEVTVSNTGATLWRPGNATRGVSLEGGQDLTLAPGDTILLGQRKTFTLTLTAPMTPGNKTYRWRMHLDGVPFGDELRLPVFVKIPAFGAELVSQSPVPDTVANGESFQFSVRMRNRGTTTWSPQMPVELVSQHPTENHLWGVARIPLQPSQVVAPGEEATFTFTAVAPDLTGSYPFEWRLAQGTSVFGQGTTPRTVVVSPPLTCDSCTWGLDCPQTCPPPIE from the coding sequence GAGCCTGAACCCCGCCCTCGCGAGCGCCCCCCACTCGGAGCGCGGCGGACTCCAGACCTCGGCCCTGGCCGACCAGCCCTCCACCACGGCCGCGGTGCTCGACCCGCTCCGCTCGCTCGCCATCACCGACTTCCAGACCCTCTCCCTCATCAGCCTCCAGCGGGTGATGGACCAGCTCGCCCAGCAGGGCCCCACCCCGGGCTTCACCGGCGAGCAGCTCTTCCGCCAGCTCTGGGACACCCAGAACCCCGCGCCCGGCCAGCCCGACCTCCCCCACGGCGCGCACTGCAGCGACAACGGAGGCACCCTCAACGGCGCGCCCTACACCTGCCGTCCCAATGAAGGCGCGGAAGCCATCCTGGGCCCCGAGTCCGTCATCGCCCGCTACAACCCCATCGGGCTCTTCAACCGCTTCGACCTCGCCCCACCGGACGGCGCCCACTGCGGCGAGTACCGCATCGTCTTCGCCCGCGGATTGGGCTCCAGCAGGCGCAACATGGTCATCTTCGAAGCCGTCGTCCCCAACCCCCGCCCAGACCTGGGCCTGGAAGGCTGCCGTCCCATCGCACAGACCTGGGCCAGCCTCTCCACCCTCACCGACCCCGCGGCCCGCGGCGCCCTCGTGAAGTCCTTCTTCATGGATGCCACCGGCCCGGGCCAGCCCCCGGTCATCCACGTCAATCACCTGGGCAACAACGCGCTGAGCGCGGGACAGATTCGAACCAACCAGTTCCTCCAAGGCCCGGGAGCCTCCTTTCCGTGGCTGCTCCGCGAGTTCAAGCTCCGGCAGCAGTGCCTCCCCGGCGGGGGCTGCCCGCTGCGCTTCGTGCCCGTCACCGTCAAGGCCAACCCGCGCGGCGACTTCTTCAACGTCCGCAACACCAGCCCGCTCGCGGTGAGCTTCCGGGCGCACTTCATCACCCAGGTGGCGAGCCTCGCGGTCAATGACATCAACCGCTTCAACTACGAGGTCCCCGACCTCTACAACGCGGCCCAGAGCGACTCGGAGGGAGTGCTCGCCTCGGACAACTACCTCAACGAGTTCCTCCTCGCGCCTCCCAACAACTCCTTCGCGCAGGCCATCACCACGGAGCTCCAGCGCATCGGCAGCACGCTGCGCCCCGAGCACCTCGTCGCCCGCGCCCAATCCCTGTCCTGCGCGGGGTGCCACAACCTCAGCAGCAACACGGACCTGGGTGGCCCCGTCAGCTTCTTCCCCGACCTGCGCTCCGCCTTCACCCACAACACGGAGCTGCCCGCGGACGGATTTCCGCCCGAGGACCCGCACTTCACGCTCTCGAATATGTTGCAGGACACCTTCCTCCCGTTCCGCCAGCAGCTCCTGGGGGCCTTCCTCGACACCCCCGCGCTCGGCGTGGTCCAGCATCACCTCGACTCGAGGATTCGCACGGTGGTCGCCGGGCAGCCCTTCACCGCCGAGGTGACGGTCAGCAACACGGGCGCCACGCTCTGGCGCCCGGGAAATGCCACGCGCGGCGTCTCGCTGGAGGGCGGGCAGGACCTGACGCTCGCCCCGGGCGACACCATCCTCCTGGGCCAGCGCAAGACCTTCACCCTCACCCTCACGGCGCCCATGACGCCCGGAAACAAGACGTACCGGTGGCGCATGCACCTCGACGGCGTGCCGTTCGGCGACGAGCTGCGCCTCCCCGTGTTCGTGAAGATTCCCGCGTTCGGCGCGGAGCTCGTCTCGCAGAGCCCGGTGCCCGACACGGTCGCCAACGGCGAGTCCTTCCAGTTCTCCGTCCGCATGCGCAACCGAGGCACCACGACCTGGAGCCCGCAGATGCCCGTGGAGCTGGTCTCCCAGCACCCGACGGAGAATCACCTCTGGGGCGTGGCGCGAATCCCCCTGCAGCCGTCCCAGGTGGTCGCGCCAGGAGAGGAGGCCACCTTCACCTTCACCGCCGTGGCCCCGGACCTCACCGGGAGCTATCCGTTCGAATGGCGGCTCGCCCAGGGGACCTCGGTGTTCGGCCAGGGCACGACACCGCGCACCGTCGTCGTCAGTCCGCCCCTCACCTGTGACAGCTGCACGTGGGGGCTCGACTGCCCGCAGACGTGTCCGCCGCCCATCGAATAG
- a CDS encoding SDR family NAD(P)-dependent oxidoreductase, producing MKLVSSSAIVTGAGQGIGLGIASRLMRDGANVLLFGRTREKVESAAAELNKSAEGRTRAVAFAGDVVRAEDVARAIELATREFGLPGILVNNAGTATLRTVLELPVEEFDQVMAINLKGPFLFTQMLAKALVAAKQPGSIVNISSLNQTAVTDGLAHYCASKAALANFSKVAASELGRHNIRVNVVAPGAIRTPLAEGAGLLKGPMGREFLSHTPLGKPCGEPEDVAKVVSFLCSDLASWVTGDTLAVDGGNHIRGLHSYADTLGITRAVEPSF from the coding sequence ATGAAGCTGGTATCGAGCAGTGCCATCGTGACGGGCGCGGGACAGGGCATCGGATTGGGAATCGCCTCGCGGCTCATGCGGGACGGCGCCAACGTGCTGCTCTTCGGGCGCACGCGGGAGAAAGTGGAGTCGGCCGCCGCGGAGCTCAACAAGTCGGCGGAGGGGCGCACGCGGGCCGTGGCCTTCGCGGGAGACGTGGTCCGGGCGGAGGACGTGGCGCGGGCCATCGAGCTGGCGACGCGGGAGTTCGGCCTCCCGGGCATCCTCGTGAACAACGCCGGGACGGCCACGCTGCGCACGGTCCTCGAATTGCCCGTCGAGGAGTTCGACCAGGTCATGGCCATCAACCTCAAGGGGCCCTTCCTGTTCACCCAGATGTTGGCGAAGGCGCTGGTCGCCGCGAAGCAGCCGGGCTCCATCGTCAACATCTCCTCGCTGAACCAGACCGCGGTGACGGACGGGCTCGCGCACTACTGCGCCTCGAAGGCGGCGCTGGCGAACTTCTCGAAGGTCGCGGCGTCGGAGCTGGGACGGCACAACATCCGGGTGAACGTCGTGGCGCCGGGCGCCATCCGCACGCCGCTGGCGGAAGGGGCCGGCCTCCTCAAGGGGCCCATGGGGCGCGAGTTCCTCTCGCACACGCCGCTGGGCAAGCCCTGTGGTGAGCCGGAGGACGTGGCGAAGGTCGTGTCATTCCTCTGCAGCGACCTGGCGTCCTGGGTGACGGGCGATACCCTCGCGGTGGATGGTGGCAATCACATCCGGGGGCTGCACAGCTACGCGGACACGCTGGGCATCACCCGCGCCGTCGAGCCTTCCTTCTGA